A section of the Trichormus variabilis 0441 genome encodes:
- a CDS encoding tyrosine-type recombinase/integrase produces the protein MSPVALVHTEERKQLAKLAPVDAQAKLIEMWLYGKSQRSQEAYRLYITKFLAFVAKPVPTITLEDLYDFAGHLDGLGLAPVTQKTYLSAVKSLLSFAQKIGMTPVNIGAAMSLNKTPDTLNERLLTESEVARLIGMELNLRNRGILQLLYAAGLRVSELCALKWKNLAPRGDSGQVTVLGKGNRTRSVLLPKSVWDNLMQLRGNAADSDPMFCSRKGKGHLDRKTINKIIAAAAKRAGLDAKVSPHWLRHAHATHSLERGANIGLVQQTLGHANVSTTSRYLHARPSDSSALYLPV, from the coding sequence ATGTCCCCAGTCGCCCTTGTCCATACCGAAGAACGCAAACAACTAGCCAAGTTAGCCCCGGTTGATGCTCAGGCTAAGTTGATTGAGATGTGGTTGTACGGGAAATCTCAACGCTCTCAGGAAGCTTATCGTCTTTACATCACCAAGTTTTTGGCGTTTGTAGCTAAACCAGTTCCCACAATTACCTTAGAAGACCTCTACGATTTCGCGGGGCATTTGGATGGCTTGGGGTTGGCTCCAGTTACTCAAAAAACTTACCTCTCGGCTGTCAAATCGCTGCTATCGTTTGCTCAGAAGATTGGCATGACTCCGGTGAATATTGGTGCAGCTATGAGTTTGAACAAAACACCTGACACTTTAAATGAGCGGTTGTTAACGGAATCAGAGGTGGCACGGCTAATTGGGATGGAGTTGAATCTGCGTAACCGGGGGATTTTACAGTTATTATACGCGGCTGGGCTAAGAGTTAGTGAATTGTGCGCTCTTAAGTGGAAGAATTTAGCACCGCGAGGTGACAGTGGACAGGTAACGGTGTTGGGGAAGGGGAATAGAACGCGCTCCGTGTTGTTGCCCAAATCGGTTTGGGATAATTTAATGCAGTTGCGGGGGAATGCAGCTGATAGTGATCCGATGTTTTGCAGTCGCAAGGGCAAGGGACATCTCGACCGCAAGACTATTAATAAGATAATTGCGGCGGCAGCAAAACGGGCGGGGTTGGATGCTAAGGTGTCACCCCACTGGTTGCGTCATGCCCATGCTACACATTCTTTAGAACGCGGGGCGAATATTGGGTTGGTGCAGCAGACTTTGGGTCATGCTAATGTTTCGACTACCAGTAGATATCTGCACGCTAGACCCAGTGATAGTTCTGCTCTTTATCTACCTGTTTAA
- a CDS encoding TRADD-N-associated membrane domain-containing protein has protein sequence MNSKPIPNSHSIIELSIAQERLRQARYSFNLALVTTALSACISIVGAGLLLSGKVPEGGVTAAGGIAASVRCVQLAKDTNDRLDKILAELDDET, from the coding sequence ATGAACAGCAAGCCAATTCCTAACTCTCACTCAATAATAGAATTAAGCATTGCTCAGGAACGCTTAAGACAAGCGCGTTACAGTTTCAATCTTGCATTAGTTACAACTGCATTGTCTGCCTGTATTAGTATTGTAGGTGCTGGGCTTTTACTATCAGGCAAAGTTCCAGAAGGAGGCGTTACTGCTGCTGGCGGAATAGCTGCAAGCGTTCGATGCGTTCAGCTTGCTAAGGACACCAACGACAGACTTGATAAGATTTTAGCCGAGTTAGATGATGAAACTTAA
- a CDS encoding pentapeptide repeat-containing protein, giving the protein MTDPSLGRKKRKITIPASLEGVEIAEKALVRLGFDSKSNFAKSQLLARTTVTKFFQCEPIQLDSFKKICKELKLNWREIAGILEKEQSEQLEINDCNSLDTNKGVEPVQTLRRQVTVIDEQSQIILVAIVLEGDINSVPNHKVLESILREYSGKTIKIIDVKKGSIKLFVEGSQEDIERLISLIDSGELTTISGFPVKDIQVLSESSNDDEITESDDKWRLVQEIISHPVKGRKLSYANLSGADLSGAYLSGAYLSGAYLSGADLSGADLSGADLSGADLSGADLSDANLSGADLSGANLSDANLSGAYLSGANLNGADLSGAYLSDAYLNGADLSGANLSGANLNGADLSGANLSGANLSGVNLIRANLSGASLSFTILSGVNLGFTILSGVNLSGADLSGVNLIRANLSGADLSGANLSGANLSGANLRDANLRDANLRDAIVVNALFGESLGLTEHLRHDLKRRGAIFGDRPPRPPRPPVFAPR; this is encoded by the coding sequence ATGACAGACCCAAGCCTTGGCAGAAAAAAAAGGAAAATTACCATCCCCGCCTCTCTAGAAGGTGTTGAAATAGCAGAAAAAGCTTTGGTAAGGCTAGGATTTGATTCAAAAAGCAACTTTGCAAAGTCTCAACTTTTAGCTCGCACTACAGTCACTAAATTTTTTCAATGTGAGCCTATTCAGCTTGATTCCTTTAAAAAGATATGTAAAGAACTAAAATTAAATTGGAGAGAAATTGCGGGAATACTAGAAAAAGAACAATCAGAGCAGTTAGAAATAAACGATTGTAATAGTTTAGATACTAATAAGGGGGTGGAGCCTGTGCAGACACTTCGCCGTCAAGTGACTGTAATAGATGAACAAAGTCAAATAATTCTAGTTGCTATTGTATTAGAAGGTGATATAAATTCAGTTCCAAATCATAAAGTTCTTGAATCGATTTTACGAGAGTATTCAGGGAAAACTATCAAAATTATTGATGTTAAAAAAGGCAGTATTAAATTATTCGTAGAGGGTTCTCAGGAGGATATAGAACGGCTTATATCTCTCATCGATTCAGGAGAACTAACAACAATTAGCGGTTTCCCTGTTAAAGATATTCAAGTTTTAAGCGAAAGTTCAAATGACGATGAAATTACCGAGTCTGATGATAAATGGCGTTTAGTACAGGAGATTATTAGTCATCCAGTTAAAGGTCGGAAATTAAGTTATGCCAACCTGAGCGGTGCTGACCTGAGCGGTGCTTACCTGAGCGGTGCTTACCTGAGCGGTGCTTACCTGAGTGGTGCTGACCTGAGCGGTGCTGACCTGAGCGGTGCTGACCTGAGCGGTGCTGACCTGAGCGGTGCCGACCTGAGCGATGCCAACCTGAGTGGTGCTGACCTGAGCGGTGCCAACCTGAGCGATGCCAACCTGAGCGGTGCTTACCTGAGCGGTGCCAACCTGAATGGTGCTGACCTGAGCGGTGCTTACCTGAGCGATGCTTACCTGAATGGTGCTGACCTGAGCGGTGCCAACCTGAGCGGTGCCAACCTGAATGGTGCTGACCTGAGCGGTGCCAACCTGAGCGGTGCCAACCTGAGCGGTGTCAATCTGATCCGTGCCAACCTGAGCGGTGCCAGTCTGAGCTTTACTATCCTGAGCGGTGTCAATCTAGGCTTTACTATCCTGAGCGGTGTCAATCTGAGCGGTGCTGACCTGAGCGGTGTCAATCTGATCCGTGCCAACCTGAGCGGTGCTGACCTGAGCGGTGCCAACCTGAGCGGTGCCAACCTGAGCGGTGCCAACCTGAGAGATGCCAACCTGAGAGATGCCAACCTGAGAGATGCTATTGTTGTAAACGCCTTATTTGGAGAAAGTTTAGGTCTTACAGAGCATCTGAGGCATGACCTGAAGAGGCGAGGGGCAATTTTTGGCGATCGCCCTCCGCGCCCTCCGCGCCCTCCGGTTTTTGCTCCAAGATAA
- a CDS encoding replication-related protein, with amino-acid sequence MVQAKNTAAQPTLLPSDPLGQRFLKHFHHGWGFIYAPTPNTGERPNWRTETRHPLEPRNLWQQYLNPNILIGLRFDKETNYLLLDVDQLSSLHPTSDELKYRQVLDCMEEIGLCRPVPIQSSERGGLHIYYFLEDDQHSYSLARTVQYALEAAGFKIRGGELEIFPNCKAYSKGKPSNFNAHRLPLQAGSYLLDDSLEPWSNNIEDLLNTADWSAAGQDYETLAAAIAQAKSKKVIKFPYGQGSKAKQWQHELTERITEGWTGPGQTNELLKNMGCLGVVFRHLSGKELVDYIVTTSRNSPGYEKWCGHQHEIEQRAREWAQSCERYYTPYASYPQRVNSYKEQFGTVDENKVIELHPNQQRQQETLERIRSIVAHLQQTLTFPERTSDRVESIIAASKAQYGKGISQTTLYKQLYLPLWHPDHQNLKEEQPVNLCSKSNIAIFNPGQYPQIPDPWLEEIVAETDSTQVKQEQALENYTPPPYMKVLYMTSALALPPATPNADLDQMQKSFSTTNSSKFLNVITDKQNQCLSSQSGLLNENKQSLFNNEILAKSITSSVIQPVDIKIDSKHIITLKNECFSVTEPSVPNSKLEDTNQIAIKQDVPLQDEILNSEDYRQIIRLRLQANTQARYWVKMYCMTEKLSLLPLERIKLEQMIQRLLMLKCSSLILQQEAQEWLEANQSLLEMAYQIGVDLNSV; translated from the coding sequence ATGGTGCAAGCCAAAAACACAGCAGCACAACCTACCCTGTTACCATCAGACCCACTAGGGCAAAGGTTTTTAAAACACTTTCATCATGGTTGGGGTTTCATCTACGCACCCACACCCAACACTGGAGAACGCCCAAATTGGCGAACTGAGACTCGCCATCCTTTGGAACCGCGAAATCTATGGCAACAATATTTAAACCCCAATATTTTAATAGGTCTACGATTTGATAAAGAAACCAACTATCTACTATTAGATGTTGACCAACTTAGCAGCCTACACCCTACCAGCGACGAACTAAAATATCGACAGGTACTGGACTGCATGGAAGAAATTGGTTTATGCCGACCAGTTCCCATACAATCAAGTGAACGGGGCGGACTGCACATATATTATTTCTTAGAAGATGACCAACATTCCTACAGTCTAGCCCGCACTGTTCAGTATGCCTTGGAAGCGGCTGGTTTCAAAATTAGAGGTGGGGAGTTAGAAATTTTCCCCAACTGCAAGGCATATAGCAAAGGCAAACCCAGCAACTTTAATGCCCATCGTTTACCATTGCAGGCAGGCTCCTATTTACTTGATGACAGCCTAGAGCCGTGGTCAAATAATATTGAAGACTTACTCAATACCGCCGACTGGTCAGCAGCAGGGCAAGATTACGAAACATTAGCAGCGGCGATCGCCCAAGCTAAAAGCAAAAAAGTTATAAAATTCCCCTATGGTCAAGGTAGTAAAGCCAAACAATGGCAACATGAATTAACAGAACGCATTACTGAAGGCTGGACAGGGCCAGGACAGACAAACGAATTGCTGAAAAACATGGGATGTCTAGGTGTAGTCTTTCGTCATTTAAGTGGTAAAGAACTGGTAGATTATATAGTCACCACATCTCGTAATAGCCCAGGATACGAGAAATGGTGTGGCCACCAACATGAAATTGAGCAACGAGCCAGAGAATGGGCCCAAAGTTGTGAAAGATATTACACTCCCTATGCCAGCTACCCACAACGGGTAAATAGCTACAAAGAGCAATTTGGGACAGTTGATGAAAACAAAGTCATCGAATTGCATCCCAATCAGCAGCGACAGCAGGAAACATTAGAGCGCATTCGCTCGATTGTGGCACACTTACAACAAACTCTGACATTTCCAGAACGGACAAGCGATCGCGTAGAGTCCATCATCGCCGCATCCAAGGCACAGTACGGTAAAGGAATTAGCCAGACAACCTTATACAAGCAACTCTACTTACCCTTATGGCACCCTGACCACCAGAACCTTAAAGAAGAACAGCCTGTAAACCTTTGCTCTAAGAGCAACATAGCCATTTTCAATCCTGGACAATACCCTCAAATTCCAGATCCGTGGTTAGAAGAGATAGTGGCTGAAACCGATTCAACACAAGTGAAACAGGAACAGGCTTTAGAAAATTACACACCCCCCCCATATATGAAGGTTTTGTACATGACTTCAGCATTAGCGTTGCCTCCAGCAACGCCTAATGCTGATTTAGATCAAATGCAAAAATCTTTTTCAACTACTAATTCTTCAAAATTCTTAAATGTTATAACTGATAAGCAAAACCAATGTCTTTCTTCCCAGAGCGGATTGCTGAATGAAAATAAGCAAAGCTTATTTAATAATGAAATTCTTGCCAAATCAATTACTTCGAGTGTCATACAGCCTGTTGATATCAAAATTGATAGCAAACATATTATCACTCTAAAGAACGAATGCTTTTCAGTGACTGAACCTTCTGTACCAAATTCTAAATTGGAGGATACTAATCAAATAGCAATAAAACAGGATGTCCCACTTCAAGATGAAATCTTAAATTCAGAAGACTATCGCCAAATAATCCGCTTGAGACTGCAAGCCAATACTCAGGCACGCTATTGGGTAAAAATGTACTGTATGACAGAAAAATTGTCATTACTGCCCCTGGAGCGGATAAAACTAGAACAAATGATTCAGCGACTTTTAATGTTGAAATGTTCATCGCTGATTTTACAACAGGAAGCGCAGGAATGGCTGGAAGCTAACCAATCTCTTCTGGAGATGGCATACCAGATTGGCGTTGATCTAAACTCCGTGTAA
- a CDS encoding plasmid partition protein ParG: MPCQNDGMAKPEDTVKLIIGKELKIRFKSLCVQAETDMSSVAKELIAAWCDEQERKIASGQPKKL; encoded by the coding sequence ATGCCATGCCAAAATGATGGGATGGCAAAACCCGAAGATACAGTCAAACTGATAATTGGCAAAGAATTAAAGATCCGTTTTAAATCCCTGTGCGTCCAGGCTGAAACGGATATGAGCAGTGTTGCTAAAGAGTTAATCGCTGCTTGGTGCGATGAGCAGGAACGTAAGATAGCTAGTGGTCAGCCAAAAAAATTATGA
- a CDS encoding N-6 DNA methylase — MHPKSVDFVKECPLNTKEIIDRIFKDPGTKYELTEFESLGKPIHEILSIYPKTAATGRDAGKTKYYLKSFIPFSSGNEEVQVFVEDGKSAPEEIVRQLWVYNLIHQYGYKDDEIALEVSVQFGTEVGTKAADVIVYTDNSKETPKIIVECKKPKRKDGIEQLKSYMNAKGAPVAVWSNGSDNIILYRPYPKDYDTLSDIPKRGQEPKDVLETKKTIYQLKQDFNFKKIIQDLEELVLADSGKDEFNEIFKLIFAKIWDEKEALQNRQGGTVEFAKAVDSDITYDRINGLFKRACEEWSGIFRDHEDIELAKRHLQVCIGPIEGLRLMGSNLRIMDDAFEYLLPTEAKKKKGQFFTPRHVVEMCVRMLNPTQKEYVMDPACGSGGFLLHAMDWCYPANDNEKRELRKHRYAAKYLWGIDFESRAAKTSRALMLIAGDGHTNIFGPDVSSLDPKTWYESASGQSLMHGLRQAKLTAVKIPENETLKDDDKAWEYFEGLKFDVILANPPFAGEIKDRKMLVHYDLAKPSLKRAGDDKAPKEERDVLFIERILKMLRPGGRAAIVLPQGKFNNSSLAFIREWILKKARLLAVVGLHPNTFKPHTGTKTSVLFVQKYTEQQLADIARVHDEVAKDCPAYEAEIQSLLDDESEVSEEAIPEAVADLISEIFSEPEAEDITEENGEDEAGDNEMVELPSDEERLVQAEEKVDNLKAELSRVQQQLADFDIDVEVLKQQQQAEIDNITNTFDGTKRELSTYLKPIKAAHKEAMKEFKVAHKQKIKQYNVEIKRLEKEIPNAERDLKLLTNRGKLELILADNDLIATLKEHWIVAEVAKRLDYPIFMAVSERGGKNNSGDYEYMLEDGHLVEDISGQPKINQDLVNYDFTAADLADATSIPDDQLCIAEAFVRFAQEQEFAFWRAK, encoded by the coding sequence ATGCATCCTAAGTCTGTTGACTTTGTAAAGGAATGTCCCTTAAATACTAAAGAGATTATTGACCGAATCTTTAAAGACCCCGGCACTAAGTATGAGCTTACCGAGTTTGAGAGCTTGGGCAAGCCGATTCACGAGATTTTGTCCATCTACCCAAAAACCGCCGCCACTGGGCGCGATGCGGGAAAGACCAAGTACTATCTCAAAAGTTTTATCCCATTCTCATCTGGTAATGAAGAGGTGCAGGTGTTTGTCGAGGATGGCAAATCTGCCCCTGAAGAGATTGTGCGTCAGCTCTGGGTCTATAATCTGATCCATCAATACGGCTATAAGGACGATGAAATTGCCCTAGAGGTCAGCGTTCAGTTCGGAACTGAGGTCGGCACTAAGGCAGCAGATGTTATTGTCTATACCGACAATTCTAAGGAAACACCAAAGATCATTGTTGAGTGCAAGAAGCCCAAGCGCAAAGACGGCATTGAACAGCTCAAAAGCTATATGAATGCCAAAGGTGCGCCAGTTGCGGTCTGGTCTAACGGGAGCGACAATATTATTCTCTATCGTCCCTATCCCAAAGATTACGATACCTTGTCCGATATTCCTAAGCGAGGGCAGGAACCAAAGGATGTTCTGGAGACGAAAAAGACGATTTATCAGCTCAAACAGGATTTCAACTTCAAGAAGATTATTCAGGACTTGGAAGAGCTGGTTCTGGCTGATAGCGGAAAAGATGAATTCAATGAGATTTTCAAGCTAATCTTTGCCAAAATCTGGGACGAAAAGGAGGCATTACAAAATCGCCAAGGTGGAACTGTTGAGTTCGCAAAAGCCGTTGATTCTGATATTACCTATGATCGCATTAATGGTCTGTTCAAAAGGGCCTGTGAAGAATGGTCTGGCATCTTCAGAGATCATGAGGATATTGAGCTAGCCAAACGTCATCTACAGGTGTGTATTGGGCCCATTGAGGGGTTACGGCTTATGGGTTCCAATCTACGAATTATGGACGATGCCTTTGAATATTTGCTACCCACCGAAGCCAAGAAGAAGAAAGGCCAATTCTTTACACCGCGCCATGTAGTGGAGATGTGCGTGCGAATGCTCAATCCGACACAAAAAGAGTACGTCATGGATCCTGCCTGTGGCTCTGGCGGCTTCCTGTTACATGCTATGGATTGGTGCTACCCTGCTAACGACAACGAAAAGCGAGAACTACGCAAACACAGATATGCTGCCAAGTATCTCTGGGGCATTGATTTTGAGTCCCGTGCTGCCAAGACTTCCCGTGCCCTGATGCTAATTGCTGGGGATGGCCACACCAATATTTTCGGACCTGATGTTAGCAGTCTCGATCCCAAAACTTGGTATGAGAGTGCTTCTGGACAATCATTGATGCACGGTCTGCGGCAGGCTAAGTTAACGGCGGTCAAAATACCAGAAAACGAAACCTTGAAAGATGACGACAAGGCTTGGGAATATTTTGAGGGGTTGAAATTCGATGTCATCCTCGCAAATCCACCCTTTGCTGGGGAGATAAAAGATCGTAAGATGCTGGTTCATTACGATTTGGCAAAACCATCTCTAAAGCGTGCTGGGGACGACAAAGCCCCCAAGGAAGAGCGCGATGTGCTTTTTATCGAGCGCATTCTGAAGATGCTACGTCCTGGCGGTCGGGCTGCCATCGTTCTACCGCAGGGAAAATTCAACAATTCTTCACTGGCTTTCATCCGCGAGTGGATTCTAAAGAAAGCACGGCTCCTAGCAGTGGTGGGACTACACCCCAACACTTTCAAGCCTCACACTGGTACAAAGACTTCGGTACTGTTTGTTCAGAAATACACTGAGCAGCAACTGGCCGATATCGCCCGTGTGCATGATGAAGTTGCTAAGGATTGCCCAGCCTATGAAGCCGAGATTCAATCCTTACTTGATGACGAGAGCGAGGTATCGGAGGAGGCCATTCCAGAAGCCGTAGCTGACCTAATCAGCGAAATTTTTAGCGAACCGGAAGCCGAGGATATAACAGAAGAGAACGGCGAAGACGAAGCTGGTGATAACGAAATGGTTGAACTGCCTAGTGATGAAGAGCGCCTTGTGCAAGCTGAAGAAAAGGTGGATAATCTGAAGGCTGAATTGAGTCGGGTGCAACAGCAGCTTGCTGATTTTGACATAGATGTAGAAGTCTTGAAGCAGCAACAGCAGGCTGAGATTGATAACATCACTAACACCTTCGATGGAACCAAGCGTGAACTCTCCACTTACCTAAAACCGATTAAGGCTGCACATAAGGAGGCAATGAAGGAGTTTAAAGTTGCACATAAACAAAAAATCAAACAATACAATGTTGAGATCAAGCGATTGGAAAAGGAAATTCCCAACGCGGAGCGTGATCTGAAGCTACTTACTAACCGGGGCAAGCTGGAGTTGATTCTGGCTGATAACGACCTTATTGCTACCCTCAAGGAACACTGGATTGTTGCCGAGGTGGCGAAAAGGCTGGACTATCCGATCTTTATGGCGGTTAGTGAGCGCGGCGGCAAGAATAATTCTGGTGATTACGAATATATGCTCGAAGATGGACATTTGGTGGAAGACATCAGTGGCCAGCCCAAGATCAATCAGGACTTGGTGAACTATGACTTTACTGCTGCTGATCTGGCTGATGCAACCAGCATCCCCGACGACCAGCTTTGTATAGCCGAGGCATTTGTGCGTTTTGCTCAGGAACAGGAATTTGCTTTCTGGAGGGCTAAGTGA
- a CDS encoding restriction endonuclease subunit S has product MSTFLNSKYGRFQSLREAAGNVQLNLYVRNIGNIVVPRFGQLEREISDLTKKAYCLRESSKEVYIQAQQSLESELGLDKLHFDKPVSYTAQFSDLEMSHRNDAQHYQPRFTQLLEHLEKFPTKRVREVCRYNRRGIQPIYSDNGTHAVVNSQHLGEKHINYDGLQKTTERAFNASPEAHIQQDDLLIYTTGAYIGRTNVYLDDIPAFASNHVNILRLSPQIDHAYMAMVFQSIVGQFQTQKYARGSAQAELYPTDINKFVVPLLQPEKQTEIGNLVRESLVKKRESSQLLDQAKSRVEQLIEEAVGNCSGTHPGL; this is encoded by the coding sequence TTGTCAACATTTTTAAACTCTAAATATGGGAGATTTCAGTCTCTAAGAGAAGCCGCAGGAAATGTCCAACTCAATTTGTATGTTCGGAATATTGGCAACATTGTTGTGCCAAGATTTGGTCAGCTTGAAAGAGAAATTTCAGACTTAACAAAGAAAGCATATTGTTTGAGAGAATCATCTAAAGAAGTATATATCCAAGCCCAACAAAGTCTCGAATCCGAACTGGGACTGGACAAGCTGCATTTTGACAAACCAGTGAGCTACACAGCGCAGTTTAGTGATTTGGAGATGTCGCACCGTAACGATGCCCAACACTATCAGCCTCGCTTTACTCAACTTCTAGAACATCTTGAAAAATTTCCGACAAAGCGTGTGCGTGAGGTCTGTCGCTATAACAGGCGAGGTATTCAGCCCATTTACTCGGACAACGGAACTCATGCGGTTGTCAACAGCCAACACCTTGGAGAAAAACACATCAATTATGATGGACTGCAAAAAACAACCGAACGTGCCTTCAACGCATCTCCGGAGGCACATATTCAACAAGACGACTTGTTGATTTACACTACAGGTGCATATATTGGCAGAACTAATGTTTATCTCGATGACATTCCCGCTTTCGCCAGTAACCATGTAAACATCTTGCGGTTATCACCGCAGATTGACCATGCATATATGGCAATGGTGTTTCAATCGATTGTCGGTCAATTCCAAACACAGAAATACGCACGAGGCAGTGCTCAAGCCGAGCTTTACCCAACAGATATCAACAAGTTTGTTGTCCCCCTGCTTCAACCCGAAAAGCAGACAGAAATCGGCAATCTGGTTCGTGAGAGTCTAGTAAAAAAACGAGAATCTTCCCAACTCCTCGACCAAGCCAAATCCCGTGTCGAACAACTCATCGAAGAAGCAGTAGGCAATTGCAGTGGAACTCACCCCGGTTTATAG
- a CDS encoding ParA family protein — MSRVFAVFNQAGGVGKTTLTMNLGYQLQLHNYKVLLIDIDPQASLTSFMGIEPESLEKTPFDALINEEPLFILKNQHGMDIAPTNINLSVAEIQLVNMDFREVRLKEALEPIRHEYDFILIDCPPSLGLLSYSSLVAASHLLIPIETHYKAFQGTNLLLQTIAQVKKRGNRNLKIAGFVPSRYAASNSQDQRTLKAISEQFSDIALVLDPIPRATAFVDASEQQVPLAIYEPKHPVLKVLDNIAKKMEQL, encoded by the coding sequence ATGAGCCGGGTCTTCGCAGTATTTAATCAAGCCGGTGGGGTTGGTAAAACGACCCTAACCATGAACCTGGGATATCAACTGCAATTGCATAATTACAAAGTTCTCCTGATTGATATCGACCCCCAGGCTTCCTTAACGTCTTTTATGGGCATTGAACCAGAAAGCTTGGAAAAAACTCCCTTTGACGCGCTCATCAATGAAGAACCACTGTTCATCCTAAAAAACCAACATGGGATGGATATAGCTCCTACTAATATCAACCTCAGCGTTGCGGAAATTCAACTGGTCAACATGGATTTTCGTGAAGTCCGGTTGAAAGAAGCTCTTGAGCCAATTCGCCATGAATATGACTTTATCCTCATCGACTGTCCACCCAGTTTAGGGCTATTAAGTTACAGCAGCCTTGTCGCTGCAAGCCACCTGCTCATACCTATTGAAACCCACTACAAAGCTTTTCAGGGAACAAATCTACTGCTGCAAACAATAGCTCAAGTGAAAAAAAGAGGAAACCGCAACTTAAAAATAGCTGGGTTCGTTCCTTCTCGCTATGCCGCTTCCAACTCCCAAGACCAACGCACTCTCAAAGCTATCTCAGAACAATTTTCCGACATCGCCCTCGTCTTAGATCCCATTCCCAGGGCTACAGCTTTTGTAGATGCTTCTGAACAACAAGTACCCTTAGCCATCTACGAACCCAAGCATCCAGTTCTCAAAGTATTAGACAATATAGCCAAAAAAATGGAGCAATTATAA
- a CDS encoding ParB/RepB/Spo0J family partition protein, with product MVRSRKTEQPYKAKANIDVLMGEEQPSIEPLLLPIDSISLPEGQPRRYFDSVKMEQLIQSIKTHGILENLLVRPLPDQENQYELVAGERRYRAAIASGLKEVPVTIRELTPEQALQLALVENLLREDLNPVEETEGILQLLSIRLNMPVAEVPNLLYRMQHEAKGKVAQNVLGNQQGQAIITVFEELGKLSWESFVSSRLPLLKLPAEVLEALRAGKIAYTKAQLIARVKDKEHRQSLLEEAIAADLSLNEIKERVKALQPPTDTETPQATIQAVTRRINQSKVWENPKKWKQVQTLLKKLEALIAEENATDQTNS from the coding sequence ATGGTTCGATCCCGCAAAACAGAACAACCCTACAAAGCTAAAGCCAATATTGATGTGTTGATGGGAGAAGAGCAACCGTCAATAGAGCCACTGCTACTGCCCATCGATTCAATCTCTTTACCTGAAGGTCAACCCCGCCGCTACTTTGACTCGGTGAAGATGGAGCAACTCATTCAGTCCATCAAAACTCATGGGATTCTGGAGAATCTGCTTGTTCGCCCTCTCCCTGACCAGGAAAACCAATATGAATTAGTAGCTGGAGAAAGACGCTACCGTGCCGCGATCGCATCAGGACTCAAAGAAGTTCCCGTTACCATCCGTGAACTGACTCCTGAACAAGCACTGCAACTGGCACTTGTAGAAAACCTGCTTCGAGAAGACCTCAACCCCGTAGAGGAGACAGAAGGCATACTGCAACTCCTATCTATTCGGCTGAATATGCCAGTAGCAGAAGTTCCCAACCTGCTTTATCGGATGCAACATGAGGCTAAAGGAAAAGTTGCCCAAAACGTTTTGGGCAATCAACAAGGTCAAGCAATAATCACAGTTTTTGAAGAATTAGGTAAGTTAAGTTGGGAATCATTTGTTTCCAGTCGCTTACCTTTGCTGAAGTTACCAGCAGAAGTTTTAGAAGCACTACGAGCTGGAAAAATTGCCTACACCAAAGCTCAACTGATTGCCAGAGTTAAAGATAAAGAACATAGACAATCGTTGTTAGAAGAGGCGATCGCCGCAGATTTATCCCTCAATGAGATTAAAGAACGAGTTAAAGCTCTGCAACCACCAACAGATACAGAAACTCCTCAAGCCACAATTCAAGCAGTTACCCGTCGTATTAATCAGTCCAAAGTCTGGGAGAACCCTAAAAAGTGGAAACAAGTGCAAACGCTTTTGAAAAAATTGGAGGCTTTAATTGCAGAAGAGAACGCTACTGACCAAACAAATTCTTGA